GTGGCGTAATGGGCATGTTCGGCTGTGATTCGAACCATTGCTGACCACGGTTCGctcgttctctctctctctctctctcaaatgtACAACACATCAATACATAGAGTACAAGTAAGTAAGATGATGTAGAGTGGTGATCATTTCCTACATGTATGGTGACAAAGTGGCAGTGATGTGATACTTCTAAAGTATCAAAACGAAAATATATAGATGGAACACAAATGGTGATAACTTGAttcataatttaattaattgtgtAATGTTATCTAACATGTTTATCTGTCTTTTAatagaaaatgaaatatttggacTAGTTACAACAAAATGGTATGTGTCAAGTAATGTCTTTATATCGGGGTATGTAGAAGACTAGAAGAGAATATTACGCTAAAGAATATTCATGGAATTTAATTGGCATCTTCTAAAATTGATTATGATGGTCCATCCTTTTCAAATACAAGTAGACTTTAACGAAGCAACAAATTCAAAAACTTTCAAATCATTGAACGTCAAACTCAACTGATTTTCTCAAAGTTCTAACCATCAATATGGATATAGATGATTTAGCTTTTTTTATTTCTAAGAAAAAACATAAACATCAAAGAATGATTTATATGGTTTGCGAGTAGATGATTTAACAAAGTTAAGAAGAAGTAACGTATACGAAGAAGtaatatatttcaatcaaataaaaaaattatttttattacattttcTTAACTTTGTtaacaacaaataaaaaaaattatttttacccTAGATCATCCCACATAAAACTTGTTAGGCCCTTGGTCACCACAAGACCATTTGTGGCATATGTGGAGCATCGGCCACGGTTGTGTACACCAATTACATGAGAGAGTTTGATGTTAATttcttttgattattcatttattagtttaTAAATCGTGGGAACCatgattaaaaattaattaaacttttataataaaaatttataattattaataagttattttaataatttattttaaataaattattaattaagagatatatcaaatttttaaagttattataacttcaaatttaacatataattagaaaatataaatttgaattttgaaatgagttgtctaatatatctacatgacaAATATCATAATATTAATGAAAAGTTATATTATAGTGACaattggcaaaaaaaaaaaaaattaaaactattcatttattagaatatggATTATGACTTTTAACAActagtttaaaaaaaatccatatttccTATAAATCATTTTACTATAATTTTTTATACCATTTTTTTCTTCTTACTATACAAACCAAAATACATACACAAACATACCATGGAACAATCTTTGGGATAAAAAGAAGAAATTGTGTTAGCTCGTGTTTGGATTTCAGTGTCCGGCAATCCTTTGTAAAAAAGAGAAATATTTTGGTAATATATTTGAAACCACTTCCACAACGATTGTTGGGTTAATCGGTTGGTTCAGCGGGTCATGGGTCGGATCTAGTTAATGATCTAGgagtgtttgattgagtcatgTTGAAATAAAGGGATTATACACATGTTTTAGAATGTGCACAACAGAAaaggtcaactttgaccaagtttaTAGGAAATCACAAGATATGCATGTGCATGTTTAGTCTAAATAGGTGTCTTATTTCCTTTGTTATGTATctctattttttattgaattgagAAGCTTTATCCTAACAAGTTTACTTTCAGATACATACGTGActagtgtgtgttgtgtgtgtttaTTGTTAAGGACCTGtgtcaacaattggtatcagagcttagggaTCGTGAAGAGGAACAAGGTCGGTTTGAGAGTCGGTTTCACAAAAGGGGGTAGCCCTTCGCTGCAAGGCAGATGCAGCAGGAAACCGGGGTTTCAGGTGAAGAGGGTGATGGATTGTCGGTAGTGGGTTGATCACAACTGGTCTTAGCAGCTGTTATCGGCGAGGTTTGAAAGTGAAGCAGCCGGTGGGTCGAAGGTAAACAGATGCTATGAAGGTGTTGGTGTTCGTCACTGGTTAATGGCGGAGAAGGTTTGTCAGCTGATGGGTTTCTTTGGCGGATGTCATTAGTTTTTGGTGGTGTCCGACAAGGTGGTGATTCCAGCGGTAGGTTGTGGGTATGTCACCGGAAAATGGAGAGAGTTACCGGAGATGCATGAGAAAATGAACAGAAAAGATCCGTCAAGCAGGTGGCTTTGGGTTTGTTTCGTTTTTACAGGTGAAAGAAGACGGGAAAAGCGGGTTGCTTTGTTTTCTTGATCGGTGGAAGACGACTCTCGTTTCACAGAAGTGTTAGGTGAAAACGGATTTTGTATGGTGACAAACAATATCCGGGTATGGAGGACTTTGTACGTGACCGAGGTGAAGGTCCGTTGTCCGGGAAAAGTAGGGATTGGATGAAGACTTTGGACGTGACCGAGGAGGAAGTTGGGTGTCCGGGAAAGGTCTTGAATCGAGATGAAAAGAGGGTGATTAAAGGCTGTTTGTGAACAAATGGTGTGAACAACCGATTAAGGGGGTGATTGTTTGGTTAATCGGTTGGTTCAGCGGGTCATGGGTCGGATCTAGTTAATGATCTAGgagtgtttgattgagtcatgCTGAAATAAATGGATTATACCCATGTTTTAGAATGTGCACAATAGAAAAGGTCAAGTTTGACCAAGTTTATAGGAAATCACGAGATATGCATGTGCATGTTTAGTATAAATAAGTGTCTTATTTCCTTTGTTTTGTATctctattttttattgaattgagAAGCTTTCTCCCAACAAGTTTACTTTCAGATACATATGTGActagtgtgtgttgtgtgtgtttaTTGTTAAGGACCTGTGCCAACAATGATATGAGAAAAGGTGTTTATCGGGATCTCGATGGACTTTTGTCAATATGACATGATATGAGGTTAAAAATAACCGAGTTCAACCACATTTGCAAGGAATTCGAAAACACACATCCAAATAGAAGTAACGACTCTGAGGTAATCGATGTGGCACTTAAACCATCCAAGAATCCCAACTTAACCCTAAGCACTTTTCCTATATCAATTCTTAGTATGAGATGTGTAATTTTCATATAAGATTTTGAAGATGGAAATTAATTTTGTACTAAATAAATTTCCTTTTATATAAATTAATGTATACTTTTTTTTTctatgttttgatttttttgggtttttttttattattattttaatctaTGTAAGGTTTTAGTTTAATGAAAATCtattgtttttatttcctttagttattaaaaaaatatagtttACTTACATGAAtagtaaaaataaattattttgttgATGTGGCGTGGTGGATATACCAAGGACAAGGGGTGTTCAAAAATATACGTATCccaaaaaccaatccaaaatactGAAAATCTGATTTGCAAGTATCCAAAAAATCAGATATttgaattttcggatatccggaaTTCGGATATCCCGGTTTTCAGATTCAGATTTGGGTATTGATATTGACGATTTTCGGATTTTCGGATAATCCGAAATTTGAAGTATATATACACATGTGATATTTTTAATGTATTTAGGGTTTAGTCTCCAGTCTCCACTCTTCCAATTTCTTTCGGAATGGATTTTGGTTTTTTGGAATTGTTTTTCGAATACGGATATTTTTTAATACCCCTAATACCAAGTGCAAAGTGGTTTGATAGTAGTGATGTCTTGGTAGCGATACAACAGTACTTTTTAATGGCCAAATGGTGAGTATACATTGTGGCCTTAGATAGTGAATATAGATGAACACAATGTACCATATATTGTAAAAGAACCCTAGATCGAATAATAGAAAGCCTAACATATCAACCGGTTAATTAATGGTTATGATTTTGATATGAGACTAGTTAAATAAACCTTCAAAGGGTGATGCTAACCAAACTCCAATCTTAACGCATTAGGAATTCATATGGAATCAAATTTTGTTGTATTCATATGACACCATCGAAGAACAAAAATTATACCACCACCAGGCTATGGTTACATATGCTTACAAGATTACTTGGATTGAGTTAAACAAATACATGTAGATAGATAAGCCAAATCCAACACATCTTATAAAAACCTACAAGTAAACAATGTATTTTAAGACTACATGTAAATTTTTATACTCAAAAAGGTCTTTcagaaattttgttttttttttttttttttactaaaaggAAAAACGCCTAATACCCAAAAATCGAGAATCAGTACCAACTCTGGTCCAAATTTTAGAAACCGTTACAGATCTAGAGTAAGGTACCCGGTCGATTTTAATAAGTGAAACACAGTATTAAGTATacaccaatgttttaaaaaccggtttgaaccggccggtcgaaccggttggaccgggaaccggaagagggagcggttcaactatcaccggttttacattgatttctgaaccggattgaaccggccggtttttagaaaaaaccggttgaaccggtcaaaataaaccgaataaaaacacattaaaaagaaccatttacataataaactttggttatttttttcaaatctatgtagttttctctaaataaaaacatatggtaaatgttatagattcttttgatgtgtttgtattcatcaaaaactatatttcgttttggtattatactttattttctttttgacgtatatggattgatgtaaaacactaaaacttatgattatgtgatattttaatgtatttagattcatctacaacttatttttatgtgtatttttaatgtttgaagttgtaaacatcaaattcataatttttatatgtatgtatgtgtaggaaaatagaaaaaaaatgaaaaatataaaaaccaGTTCACCcggcggtcgaaccggttaaaccggttgaaccagGAATCGGTCACcttaccggttcaactaaaaaaccggtttttaaaacattggtataCACAGAAGAAGCAAGAAGAAATACCATATTATATACACACTTACTTCTAACCATATAATAATATACCCAAATTACATGCATCTTACTGGTTTACGCAGTCATAAAaccctaataataataataataataataataataattgtccAATTGCCCACATAACTATTATTCACACAAATCCAACAAAGCATAAAACTAGGCTTCCACACTTTCAGCCTGAAGAAGTCCCTCGCGGATTTGAGAAGCGATATCCTTAACAGCACCGGGGCCATGAGGCAGAAAGACAGCATTGGATTTTGAAGAAGCTCCAATCTCTTTCATGGTATCAAAGTACTGTGTCAACAACACCATGTCCATAACGTCTTTGGAAGATGTCCCGGGGACATTTTCCGAAAACGCGAGCACGCTGTCCCTCAACCCATCCACGATTGCTTGGCGCTGCCTCGCAATACCCAGCCCGGATAAGTATTTCGACTCTGCTTCTCCCTCTGCTCGTTTGATTTGTAGGATCTTCTCCGCTTCTGCCTTTTCGCTTGCAGCTACTCTCATTCTTGCAGCTATtgttatatatattattctagatGTTAACTCTTGTTtctttgtttgtttatatgacaatttgcaaaaaaaaaaaaaaaaaaaaaaaaaagcaacttACTTTACTCTTGTTAACAATTTATAAGAAATACCAACTTACTTTATTCTTATTGTAGTTACAATTTAACTTCTTATTTATCATAAAACACCCTATATTTTGGGTTTTCTCCAAATTAAAACCtcacctttattttatttttcttaaaaaagaCCTTGCatctgaaatcgtccctatggtttggtcaaattgCACCTTTGGTCccaaactttttttttgcactcggatcatccttttggtttgattttattgtgtttttcgtctcttacatacataaagttagggaccaaacgtgcaattttgaccaaaccataaggacgatTTCTGTAATTCAAAAAACTTGTgggttttttcaagaaaaattgtCTAAAACCGGTAAACCTACTAAAAGGGtaggaaaaaaattgaaaaatgcaAGGTCttcttttggaaaaaaaaaatgaagtggAGGTTTATTTCGAAAAAAACCCAAAATATAGGGTTGTTTACGATATTAACCCTACTTTAAATACTAGTGTAATTCGTTTTGTATTGGAATGAAATTGTTATAATTGGGTAGATATTTCAAATCACAATGTCGTAATTGATTATATTCCAAATACAAagtaattttcatttttcaataatgtaattgattttatgAAATTCAAACTAAGGAATACCTGCGTTAATTTCATTCATCGATCGTTTGACATGTTGGTCAGGCTCAATGTCAACAATCAAAGTTTGTACAATTTCGAAACCATACCCAGACATGGCctacaaaaattaaaataaaaaaacataaaacatttccAAAAACCATAAAAGTTGCAATAAATACAATTTACCTTTTCAAGCTCCTCTTCCACACCTCTAGCTATGTCATTCTTCTGAAGGAAAACATCATCCAATGGCAGCTTAGGTACACTTGCCCTAATTACTAACAACATTCGTGTAAAAACACACAAAGTGTGTTCATAAGTCAGAAACAATACCAAATaactcaaataataataataataataataataataataataataataatgaaatgACTGATATACCCATTGGATCTTACCATCAAAGACATAAGCTTGAACTTGTTGCTTGGTGTTTGAGAGTTTGTAGAAAGCATCAGAAGCCTTATCAGACAAGGCACGATACTGAACAGAAGCAACCACAGTAACAAACACATTGTCCTGAAATTCAACAAATATAGTTTGCATaagatgaaaattttaaaaatagaaaCAATCAAATTAAAATCCAAGATAAAGAAATGCTAAAAATGAAACCTTTGTTTTTGTTTCACAACGAACATCAAGCTGATTCACACGTAATGAGAGCTTTCCAGCCAACTTGTATCCACAACACCAAGGCATACAGTGACAACCGGGTTCAAGTACTTTATCAAACTTGCCAAAATGTTCTTTCACAGCTACAGTGGATTGCCCCACTTGAATGCATCCAAAACACTGACCCATGATTCAAATCTGAAAACAAAAAATTGACTCAATATATATGAGTAAAAATTAGGAGTGTATATAGTTGTAGAATATCAAAGATTCCAATTACATTAATAGATGTTCAAATACATTAAGAGATGTTCAAATACAACTATAAACAAAATTTGACCACTATTTGAATGTGAGATTGAAACAAAATGTTACTTCAAGGGAAAAACATTTTGTACAAGTAAAGTGGCAATGTCGAAATCAAGTCAGGGGAAGGAATAGTTGATAAGATGATCAGAATTCAGAATCTGCCACTTGATTTGACTTATGAAAATCAAATAAATATGATCGAAAGTAGGAAGTTTTTTTGACTTATTTGCATCTTTTCTATAGGGAAACAGTAAATCGAGTAAAGAGAGGTTTAATCCTCTATTGACGCAACCAGAAGCATATGCACAGTTAGTTTTCCAGTGTGAAACAATGAAATTGCAATATTCGTTCTACATCCAATTTACGTTAAAATTCTAGAATTAACCAAAAAGACGCGCGAAAGTCAAAACCCTATAAAAAAATTGCAACAAAACAGAGATCAACAAAACAATTAGGACCACAATGAAACTCGATTAACTTAGGCAATGAAAATACAAAACATTTCTTAAACAGTTTATGCAATCGAAATACAGAAAATTTTACAgattataatgaaaaaaaaaaactaatcagCATCAAAAAGAAAACAAGTTATGCTTGCATAAAAAGCAAAagacaaaaccctagaaaatttaTCCAAAAATAGGAATGAACCGAACAATTCGCACATTTTATCGAATTACACAATGAACTTCGATTAACTTACTCAATCAAAATACAAAAGAATCTAAGACGGTTAACTTATGCAACAaaatacaaacaaaaaaaaaatccgtACATTATAATGAAACAACTCATCAGTATAAAACATCTATAACATCCATAAGATCGATTCAGAAACGAAACAAGTAACAATTCCATAAAAAGCAAGAATTGAACTTACGTTTTGATTAGGCGCGTTAAGCGTTTGAAGATCGAAGAGGAAGATGAGTTTGAAAAGCGGCCTGAGTTTTGTTTTTGTTGGTACAGAATATAGTGTACGGGTGTTAACTGCCTTTCGAGATTTTCTCTGCCGTTGGCACGATTCGCGTGTATTCCAAGTTTTttaaaatgacgaaaataccccttGGTGGCAACTGGAAATGTTTTAAAATAGATTGCTTTTCAACCTTTGACACCGAAACATATatttaattttcaaataattcCTCCGACTTTTGAATACTAATTTAAATTTTAGGTGATTTCAAGTTGTTATGCATATTGATATAATTCGTCCCACTTGCTACCTGCTTGAATCGTTCTACAAATATTTGGCCCATGTTCTTTTTAATTAAATCTTTTACTTTGACTTGTATAGataaaatagagtaaattacaaaaatgtcCCCTGTTTTTAGTtcatttttgcaattttagtCATGAATCATCCATCATGCATTTATGTCCTAATTTTCATGTTTAATAATGGTTTTGGTCTATAATTCATCACCTTTAACGATCTGActgtttaatttaaaaatatgacAATTGTACCCACAAGCAAACTAGAAAGATATCGTTTATTGATTATCAATGTTATACACACGCAACCGATTTAGCATTTACAATTTACACACTCATAGGATTACGAACAATGGAATTCATTTATAGTGTTGTtgaccacaaaaaaaaaaaaaaaaaaaaaaaaacacttgctCTCCAAGTTGATGGGTCACAACGAAGCTCAGAGGCATATATTGCACCTCTAACATTGTAGAGgccagaacttgaagaaacaccACAGGTGAAGCTCAAGCTTCATTTCTCCGCAATCGTGCTTTAGATTTTGGTTTCGCTACAGTGTATATGATTGTAGTTATTATTGTGATGTAAGCACCTGCGTTTTAACAGACTGCAGTATTTTATGAGATGGTCGTTACGCCGGTTCAACCCATAATAGATTTTAGGTTAACTAACCTCTATAAATAAAGTTCCATTTTATAAATGTAACCCTAACACAGAAAATGTGTGACAACTAGTATTAATACAATATATCTTTAGTCCTTCATGGATGTAGCTCCATTTCTATGATTGAATGAACCACAataatttttgtgttctttattttTTTCACATCTTTAATTGTCTTGTGACTGTGTTTTGTGCGTTTATCGAAATCCTTTATCCTAATATTACAAATGGTATGAAAAGTGATTATTTAGCTTTTAAAAATTAGATAATTGAAGTCAAAATCGTTTATCCAAacaattaaacttttaaaaattggATAATTAAAGTCAACATCGTTTATCCAAAAAATTAAAACTGATGTTCGAAACTCGAAACTTCAAATTACAAGAACCAAATAACGGGTTCTAATGCGTACAACAAAGCTTAATGATTTTACTTCCAAAAAGACGATGACTTTAAATAACTTTAGAAATGTATTTTGACCAAAAAAGCATAGTTGaaataagataatcatgaagttACAAGTCATTCTAGGGTGGTGTTAGTTGGCATACCTATCAAAAACAAAATGTTTTGACTTTCGTATTCAACCAAATTAACCTTCAAATAAAtccaaataattataaataatcgACACTTTCTTCTCTAACTATACAAGgttttgtttgtttatatttcGTTCGTTTTCAACTTCACATGTTTTGTTTTTATTACTCTCATAGAGGATTCATTGTCACATACGACGACTACATGACAAATTCATACAAGAATATAATAAACTATTATCTAGTGGATTTTGTTTAATAGCATGCACACATAACTATTTGATAGTGAAAGTCCAATCAAATGAGTTTTCCACATTAATTAATTCCTAACATTTTTAttactttgttttattttttttctttttatttaaccAAGCATACCTTCTAATCTTTCAATTATTTATTAAACATCATATATCTAATTTTGTCTTACTTAAAAAACTAATATAAAATGtaaatttattattaaaaaaaaagacaaaattgcaagaatggtccttgTAGTATGCTAAAACTAGCAactttggtccaaaatgggtttggctcacaaggatggtccaatagtttcgtTTTGTTCCGAGTTTAGtccaaaaaatttaaaactttttataatgacggatttgcccttGATATTTTcccttttttcagtttttttattaCAGATGTCAAAAAAAGaaaatctctctctttctctctctcacacactctctctctctctcactcactctctctctctctctctctctgtttcTCTCTCCAGTTTCAATACCTAAAGATACAATCCACCATCATCTTCTTCGATAACCTCGTCTTCTTCATAAAACCCAACTCATCACCACCATCTTTCTTTCCAGCTACCATAAATCAaccacc
The genomic region above belongs to Lactuca sativa cultivar Salinas chromosome 4, Lsat_Salinas_v11, whole genome shotgun sequence and contains:
- the LOC111906790 gene encoding hypersensitive-induced response protein 1, translating into MGQCFGCIQVGQSTVAVKEHFGKFDKVLEPGCHCMPWCCGYKLAGKLSLRVNQLDVRCETKTKDNVFVTVVASVQYRALSDKASDAFYKLSNTKQQVQAYVFDVIRASVPKLPLDDVFLQKNDIARGVEEELEKAMSGYGFEIVQTLIVDIEPDQHVKRSMNEINAAARMRVAASEKAEAEKILQIKRAEGEAESKYLSGLGIARQRQAIVDGLRDSVLAFSENVPGTSSKDVMDMVLLTQYFDTMKEIGASSKSNAVFLPHGPGAVKDIASQIREGLLQAESVEA